In a genomic window of Brettanomyces nanus chromosome 1, complete sequence:
- a CDS encoding uncharacterized protein (EggNog:ENOG41) — MASPLLNLGGPKISRIIAETDSGQLIDAKFSLEKRMDLIKAFIVRGREKAALREIMVYVRLCPLSSKPSELLNIARLLVPMGFKDLAIVCYKEALHQLRSNKVLPIGIDSIIRANMEALYRPQVYASNSATTVVSTSESIEQETAKLQTIRSRFTNETELVERFAIALTKEFVSDNGYAFNLVKESKKKAEFLKELKSEDHPCSSFLERELQIGKLIGRVASNPVTAKMYRDIVRSDLLKHCLELLRQSLLVKPSDLELPLTAEKLILKFSRHYRNQPMESPGSHFASVFILGAQTSFIEALLEFHRGRSSQALNLFDMLISSCLACHSFCYKSRERARNLLDSDSQSRMQNTVVEIGASSTCYAVACLLRKIDTSNKIQSLKKEVSMIDRIKKALVTFQYTGQTLQISLDNVELNTALGRMEEMLAIINATKISVKARTILKLEDSLLESMMKYYIKALNIIEMDNPMRPRLYDKLIWGILAHGGLELKAFWKLRYLRDMAYLQSDCSLVSIEDQLWFNDDFYFLEDGINNGFHAISDKIYYQRYQMKGEKFPLTLQLGKYFVPECFFDQQFNLVSAEAYIDMEEHGRDFVVAKTLDINRGILKSVSRSTLKKNSKFTKRILSQVKLEEDKLNIPQYLQ; from the coding sequence ATGGCTTCTCCTTTGCTTAATCTTGGGGGCCCCAAAATTAGCCGGATCATTGCTGAGACTGACAGCGGTCAGCTAATAGATGCAAAGTTCTCCcttgaaaaaagaatggACCTAATCAAGGCCTTCATTGTTAGAGGCAGAGAGAAAGCCGCTTTAAGGGAGATCATGGTTTACGTGAGATTGTGCCCATTATCAAGCAAGCCATCTGAACTTCTCAATATCGCAAGGCTACTAGTTCCTATGGGTTTTAAGGATTTAGCCATCGTTTGCTATAAAGAAGCACTGCACCAACTCAGGTCTAATAAAGTTCTGCCGATTGGGATCGATTCGATCATTCGTGCAAATATGGAGGCTCTTTACCGTCCGCAAGTTTATGCCAGCAATTCTGCCACAACAGTAGTATCTACTTCTGAAtcaattgaacaagaaACTGCAAAGTTACAAACAATAAGAAGTAGATTTACTAATGAAACGGAATTGGTCGAACGATTTGCCATTGCATTAACCAAAGAATTTGTGTCAGATAATGGCTATGCATTTAATTTGGTTAAAGAgtccaaaaagaaagctgaGTTTCTTAAGGAGCTGAAAAGCGAAGATCATCCATGCTCTTCATTTCTTGAGAGGGAACTACAAATAGGGAAACTAATTGGGAGAGTGGCTAGTAACCCAGTAACAGCAAAAATGTACAGAGATATTGTACGATCAGACCTATTGAAACACTGCCTCGAACTTCTAAGACAGAGCTTATTGGTTAAACCAAGTGATCTAGAATTACCATTAACAGCAGAAAAGTTGATTCTTAAGTTTAGTCGGCACTATCGCAACCAGCCAATGGAAAGTCCAGGCTCTCACTTTGCCTCTGTATTTATTCTTGGAGCACAAACTTCGTTTATTGAAGCATTGTTGGAGTTTCATAGAGGACGCAGCAGTCAGGCACTCAATCTGTTTGATATGTTGATATCAAGCTGTCTGGCGTGCCATTCCTTTTGCTATAAATCTAGAGAAAGAGCCCGAAATTTATTAGATTCAGACTCCCAGAGCAGAATGCAAAATACTGTAGTGGAAATCGGAGCCTCTTCTACTTGTTATGCTGTGGCCTGcttattgagaaagattgaTACTAGTAATAAAATAcagagcttgaagaaagaggtaTCCATGATTGATCGGATTAAGAAAGCTCTAGTGACTTTCCAGTACACAGGACAAACACTTCAGATTTCTCTTGATAACGTTGAACTAAATACCGCATTAGGAAGAATGGAGGAAATGTTGGCTATTATTAATGCCACAAAAATTTCAGTCAAAGCAAGAACAATTTTAAAGCTTGAAGATAGCTTATTGGAGAGTATGATGAAGTATTACATTAAAGCGCTAAATATAATCGAAATGGACAATCCAATGAGGCCCCGGTTATATGACAAATTGATCTGGGGAATTTTAGCACACGGAGGATTAGAATTAAAAGCTTTCTGGAAATTACGATATCTGAGAGATATGGCTTACTTACAAAGTGACTGTTCTTTAGTGAGCATCGAGGATCAACTTTGGTTCAACGACGATTTCTACTTTTTGGAAGACGGCATTAATAATGGCTTTCATGCCATTAGTGATAAGATCTATTATCAGAGATATCAGatgaaaggagagaaattTCCATTGACGTTACAATTAGGAAAATATTTTGTTCCCGAATGCTTCTTTGACCAACAATTCAATTTGGTTAGCGCTGAAGCTTACATTGACATGGAAGAACATGGACGGGATTTTGTAGTAGCAAAGACATTGGATATCAACAGAGGAATTCTAAAATCTGTTTCTAGGAGTAcgttgaaaaaaaattcgAAGTTTACCAAAAGAATCTTGAGTCAGGTGAAgttagaagaagacaagCTAAATATTCCCCAGTATTTACAGTAA
- a CDS encoding uncharacterized protein (MEROPS:MER0022928~EggNog:ENOG41) gives MKKLLQTNSTATKNDHKVEVDTDNSPLSTDDLPTLVLTSFQNKLYDYNISLGGPLRNQELRLDIANGLMWVPGAPYFKPCSGDSDEDEQSSSTSTSTSSESRSSSSSSSSSVSSTNSLVENSTVACADLGTFNISNSSSGFFYSLDTGDVSEASEASPLATLFSDYIYLSGYWARDNVSVPMSNYSMSSSQSSKAVDQLMRRTNDDDNDDDNSAGLFSLSSKSDYNVSLGNTLFIYANASDVGTGGLGVGLGTEDSLDSNFLNNFVRAGVINSNSYSLSLNPSNETYAELILGGISTDKYNGELCNFPFIPVKDESGSMITSNGGISNSLPVVPISGFGVTSNTNGNSLLFSSTYDDQVNQNSYPKPALLDSRTYYNYVPFSTLIEIAVELNAYYAESFGAWLVDCSAGLSGTLDVYMGNTSINMNISNLLYPAHDDNETSLFFSNGDQACFLALLPDYLVGYSILGTPFLRHAYLAVDNDGKQLALGKAVVKGKSQNNDTGYSGTNTADKKSLYPISSGTIPFAKANNITDYSDLTLTIPASINITNNLSVTSEVVISDGEVIVTGINQKTRTYVSTPVSSTSANVSGYSGTSKNGLPGCSKHFPFVASLMTLLIALL, from the exons ATGAAAAAGCTTTTACAGACAAATTCTACTGCTACTAAGA ACGATCacaaagttgaagttgacaCCGATAATTCTCCTCTGTCTACTGATGATCTTCCCACCCTGGTACTCACATCCTTCCAGAATAAGCTCTACGACTACAACATATCTCTTGGTGGGCCTTTAAGGAACCAGGAGCTTCGTTTAGACATTGCCAATGGTCTCATGTGGGTTCCTGGTGCCCCCTATTTCAAGCCTTGTTCTGGGgatagtgatgaagatgagcaGTCTTCTTCGACCTCAACTTCCACGTCCTCAGAATCTAgatcttcctcctcttcttcttcttcttccgtATCTTCTACAAATTCGCTTGTCGAGAATTCCACTGTGGCATGTGCAGATCTTGGCACTTTCAATATCAgcaactcttcttcaggTTTCTTTTACTCCTTAGATACTGGTGATGTTTCTGAGGCCTCAGAGGCCTCTCCTTTGGCTACATTATTCTCTGACTACATTTATCTCTCTGGTTATTGGGCCAGAGACAACGTTTCTGTGCCGATGTCCAACTACAGTATGTCTTCGTCGCAATCCAGCAAGGCCGTTGATCAGCTTATGAGGAGGActaatgatgatgataacgatGACGATAACTCTGCAGGTTTGTTTAGTCTTTCCAGCAAATCTGACTATAACGTATCTCTCGGCAATACTCTTTTCATCTATGCAAATGCTTCAGATGTCGGTACCGGCGGATTGGGAGTGGGGTTGGGTACtgaggattctttggactCGAATTTCCTCAACAATTTCGTACGTGCCGGAGTGATTAACTCTAATTCCTACTCTCTATCTCTCAACCCATCCAACGAGACATATGCTGAATTGATTTTAGGAGGTATTTCTACTGACAAGTACAATGGAGAACTATGCAACTTTCCATTCATTCCCGTTAAAGACGAAAGCGGTTCTATGATCACTTCAAATGGTGGAATATCCAACTCACTTCCCGTCGTTCCAATTAGCGGCTTTGGCGTTACATCTAACACCAATGGAAACTCACTGCTGTTCTCTTCCACATACGATGATCAAGTCAACCAGAATAGCTACCCTAAACCAGCTTTGCTTGACTCTAGAACTTACTACAATTATGTGCCTTTCTCTACACTCATCGAGATTGCTGTTGAATTGAACGCGTATTACGCAGAGTCCTTTGGAGCTTGGCTTGTTGACTGCAGTGCGGGACTATCAGGAACCTTGGACGTGTATATGGGTAATACTTCCATTAACATGAACATCTCCAACCTTCTCTATCCTGCCCACGACGACAACGAAACCagcttatttttttccaacGGAGATCAGGCATGTTTCTTGGCTCTGTTGCCAGACTATCTCGTCGGTTATTCCATATTGGGTACCCCTTTCCTTAGACATGCCTACTTGGCCGTTGATAATGACGGCAAACAACTCGCTCTAGGCAAGGCTGTTGTTAAAGGTAAATCTCAAAATAATGATACTGGCTATTCCGGTACTAATACAGCAGACAAAAAATCTCTCTACCCAATATCGTCGGGTACTATACCATTTGCCAAGGCAAATAACATTACAGACTATTCTGACTTGACCTTGACGATACCTGCTTCTATTAATATTACAAACAACCTGAGTGTCACCTCAGAGGTTGTGATTTCTGATGGCGAGGTGATCGTTACCGGAATAAACCAAAAAACTAGAACATATGTCTCTACGCCAGTTTCTTCGACTTCTGCAAACGTTTCCGGATATTCCGGAACTTCTAAAAATGGTCTGCCTGGTTGCAGTAAACATTTTCCGTTTGTTGCAAGTCTTATGACCTTGCTTATTGCATTACTTTGA
- a CDS encoding uncharacterized protein (EggNog:ENOG41), which produces MASQKNLRDLSDLAGPGSFVISCFDHGYSKTALSSHVSSERSLFPPYGILKTLKTSDLKQCATGLNSSVVSFTNNKGEVEFKVIDKTIESKNKSNPQQPSPVSDISSPNGRGRGRICINTKSSREIDEFVALSPISSVKSSNSSTCLSESPSHSESSPLLESQCGKLHKCPYCKSTFRIRGYLTRHMKKHSKRKAYMCPFYSQNSAQKCHATGGFSRRDTYKTHLKARHFRYPPGVKSGDRTGMMGWCSICGEKFVNNEIWVERHIERGMCPGLPSDYIKSLKIGKKKTGKHSKLLDAVPDEKFYHNGGYNHMTLSSPSSLNSMSPAQQSISFSAPAATTTRTPGSLSSVSSISSSPIPSLAFAWAQHKQQQQRQQFQGVERVGLLPRTSLAETPALSDDQKSTFHDAKSNDSSSSGDDYEEEDYPSLDAECSPYTYISYPPYYYKNVNDSRNHPQQQLAIASEGNPAGFFENSTVPGDYYDEYGQL; this is translated from the exons ATGGC AAGTcagaagaatttgaggGATTTGAGTGACCTGGCTGGCCCAGGGAGCTTCGTGATTTCATGCTTCGACCACGGCTACTCGAAAACTGCCCTATCTTCTCATGTTTCGTCTGAGAGATCACTATTTCCTCCTTATGGAATCTTGAAAACTCTCAAGACAAGTGATTTGAAGCAGTGCGCAACTGGTTTAAACTCAAGTGTCGTTTCGTTTACTAATAACAAGGGCGAGGTTGAGTTTAAGGTTATTGACAAGACCATTGAATCCAAAAACAAAAGTAATCCACAACAGCCGTCCCCTGTTTCCGATATTTCCTCACCAAATGGAAGGGGAAGGGGAAGGATCTGTATTAACACCAAAAGCAGCCGAGAAATTGACGAATTCGTGGCGCTTTCACCGATATCCTCTGtgaaatcatcaaactcttctACTTGCTTGTCCGAATCGCCCTCACATTCAGAATCGTCACCATTATTGGAGTCTCAGTGTGGGAAACTACACAAATGCCCCTACTGTAAATCAACTTTCAGAATAAGAGGGTATCTTACAAGACATATGAAGAAACACTCAAAGCGGAAGGCATATATGTGTCCGTTCTACAGTCAAAATTCTGCCCAGAAATGTCATGCTACCGGAGGATTTAGTAGAAGAGACACCTACAAAACACATCTCAAGGCTCGTCATTTCCGGTACCCCCCAGGAGTGAAGTCAGGTGACAGAACGGGAATGATGGGCTGGTGTTCTATTTGTGGTGAGAAGTTCGTCAACAATGAGATTTGGGTGGAGCGACACATTGAAAGGGGTATGTGTCCAGGATTACCAAGCGACTACATTAAAAGCTTGAAGATtggcaagaagaagaccGGGAAGCATTCAAAACTCCTCGACGCGGTGCCTGATGAGAAATTTTATCATAACGGGGGCTATAATCACATGACATtgtcatctccatcatctttgaATTCAATGAGTCCCGCACAGCAGAGTATATCATTTAGTGCGCCTGCAGCAACCACGACGAGGACTCCGGGATCTTTGTCATCGGTTTCGtctatatcttcatctcctaTACCGTCGTTGGCATTTGCCTGGGCTCAACataagcagcagcagcaacgaCAACAGTTTCAAGGGGTTGAAAGGGTGGGGCTATTACCCCGCACATCACTAGCAGAGACTCCTGCGCTCTCAGATGATCAGAAGTCGACATTCCATGATGCGAAGTCGAATGACAGTAGCAGTAGCGGTGAtgattatgaagaagaagactatccttctttggatgcaGAATGCTCTCCTTACACTTACATCTCTTACCCTCCTTATTACTACAAGAACGTGAACGATTCACGGAATCATCCTCAACAGCAGTTGGCTATAGCATCAGAGGGAAATCCTGCTggattctttgaaaattcAACGGTTCCCGGAGATTACTACGACGAATATGGTCAATTATAG